The Stenotrophomonas sp. ASS1 genome segment ATCAGCGAAATGCGCTGGTAAGCAAAGCGATCATCCCTGGCCAGCAGGTCCGGCGACTGCGCCTCTTCATCGGCAGTACGCAGGTCGATATCCAGCTTCACGCCGGCCGCGGCCAGGGCATCACGGTCGGCATCGGTGAGGCGGCCGAGGTCTGCGGTGCGCACGAACGCATCGGCCGGAATCGGACCGTGGCGGCCCTGCAGGCCGGCGAAGGTACGCACGTTCCAGGCGCCCTGCAGCGGGATCACGCGCTGCGCATCGGCAGCGACGGGCTTCACGTTCGCAACGGCCGTCGGCTTCGCGGCGGCGACCTGCGGCGCATCAGCGGCAGCAGCCGTCGCAGCCATCGGCAGGCTGAGCATCAGGGCCAGGACAAGTTCGGTAGAGCGGTGCTTCATGGAATTCTCCGTTCGAATCAGAAGTTGACGGCCATTTCCAGGCCGAAGGTACGCGGGTCGTTGAAGATGCCGCTCTGGCCCAGCGCCGCGCTGTTGATCTTGTAGAACAGGTGCTGCTCATCGAGCAGGTTGCGTGCCCACAACGAGAACGACATGGTGGTGCCAGTGCTGTTGACCGGCACATCCACCAGCGCCACCCGTGCGTTCACCACGAACGAGCTGTCGGTCAGCATCTGGTCGTACTCGCTGGTGTAGTAGCCATCGGACCAGTTGCCGTCCACATGGAACTTCAGTGCCGAGAAGTTCGCGAACGGCACCAGGTAGTCGACCGACAGGCTGCCGGCGTTCTTCGGCGCCAGCAGCGGCTGGACCGTTACCTGCACGCCTGCACCGAACGGGTCCGTCGCGGTCTGCGCGTCGATCTTCGTATAGGCGTAGTTGAGGCCGAGGGTGAGGTTGTCCACCGGCATCACGTTGAACTCCAGTTCCGCGCCGCGCGACCTGCCATCGCTCAATGCATTGGTGGTGACCATGGTGGTGCGGGTCTCGCCACTGTTCGGGTCGAACGGCAGCGAGAAGTCCATCTGCTTGTGCGCGATGGTCGAATCGAACACGGCCAGGTTCAGGCGCGCGCGGTTGTCCCAGAACTGCGACTTGAAGCCGAGCTCGTAGGCCGTCACTTCTTCCGGCCCGAACGCGGTGTAGTTGGTCGAGCGCGAGTTGGCACCGCCGGCCTTGAAGCCGGTGCTGTACTTGGCATAGACCATCGTGTGCTCGCCGAGGTCGTAGGCGATGTTGACCATCGGGTCGAAGCGGCTCCAGCGGTCCTTGAACGCAAGGTTGGTCGCCGCACCATTGACGATGTACAGGCTGCCCTTCTTGTCATCGCGGGTATAGCGGCCGCCGGCGGTCAGGTGCAGGCGCTGCAGTGCCTCCGGGGTCCACGTGGCCTGGCCGAACACGCCCAGGCTGTCGGTCCAGGCCTTGCTGGCGCGGTCGATGCGTACCCGCGAGAGATCCAGCGGGTTGGTCGCCGGATTCACGGTGTAGCTGTTGCCACCCGCCCCCCAGACCAGCATGTTCGGGGTCTGCGCATTGTCACCGGCAGTCTCGTGGTAGTAGAACGCACCGCCCAGGAACTGCACCTGCGAGGTGTTGCCGATCAGCTGGAACTCCTGGCTGTACTGGTGCTGGTAGACCTGCGCCAGGCTGTAACGACCGAACGGCGTCCCTGCGCCACCATAGGCGGAAATCGCATCGACCAGGCCCATGTCGAACTGGCCCTGGGTCAGTTCGCGGTAGGAACTGATCGACTTCAGCTCAAGGTTGTCATTCAACACCCACGACAGGTTCAACAGATGGCCACTGGTGCGGCCGATGTTGTCTTCCTGAGGCCCGCCCAGGATGGCGCTGTCGCGGCGATCCTGGCTGGCGCCGGCCTTCTGCAGGGGGCTGAGGTAGGCGGCTGGCACCAGCACCTGGGTGTGATATGGCGTGGTGGCATCATAGGAGCGATCGAACGCGTACAACAAAGAGAAGTCATCGCTCGGCTGCCACAGCGCACTCAGGCGGGCGCCGCGCTTGTCGTAACTGTTGAAGTCACGCTCGCCGCGCATCGGATTGTCGGTGGTGCCGCCACGCTTGGCCTGCACGGCGTCGATCTTGAAGCTGACATCGCCCACCTTGGGCAGATCCAGGTGCAGCGCACTGTTGTAGCCGCTGAAGTTGGACACGCCGACGCTGACGTTGCCGCCAAACTCGCCGGTCGGCGCCTTGGTGACGATGCTCACTGCACCGCCTTCGGTGTTGCGGCCGAACAGCGTGCCCTGCGGCCCCTTCAGCAATTCGATGCGCTCCACGTCGTAGAGCATGCTGCCCAGCCCCTGCGCACGGCCCATGAACACCCCGTCGACGTAGATGCCGACGCCGGCATCGCGGGCCGGTTGGTTGGCGTCGCCGGAGGCACCGATGCCACGGATGCCGATGTTCAGCGCGGAACTGCGGGTAGCGAACGGCGTGACCCGCAGTGATGGGATGGAGCCATCGGACAAGCTGCCCAGCGAAATCGCGCTGCGGTCCTTCAGCGCTTCGGCATCGACCACCGATACCGAGATCGGGGTCTCCTGCAGGTTGGTGGCGCGTTTCTGCGCAGTCACCATCACCTGGTCAAGGGCGACCACGGTGCGCGCGGCATCGGCGGATGCCTCGGCGTCGGCGCTGGGACGGTCTTCGGCATGGGCCAGCGCCGGCAGTGCGGCGGCAATGGCGAGGGTGAGCAGCGGGCGGTGCAGCAGGGCGTGGCGCATCGGACTCATTCGCGGAAGGAGAAGGCCGGCGCAGTCTGGGAGGCGGGAATTACAAATGAATGACCGTTCATTCACACCTTTTGTGACGTACTATCCCGCCTCTGGACGCCCCGACTTCACGCAATGACGCCGAAAACCGCCGTAGCCGTACCCGCTGACGCCCCTGCCGCCGCCCATGCCGAAGCCCAGCGCCGGCGCATCCTCGACGCCGCACAGAGGTGCTTCATCACCCGCGGTTTCCATGCCGGCTCCATCGGCGATATCGCCGCCGAGGCCGAGATCAGCCAGGGGCTGATGTACCGCTATTTCGCCAACAAGCGCGCCCTGATCCTGGCCCTGATCGAACGCCAGCTGCGTCACGACCAGGCCTCGATCAGCGAGATGCCGGCGGCCTCGGATCTGGTCGATGGCCTGCTCGCGTGCTACCAGCAATGGGCACGCGGCGAGGTGCTGCCGATCCACGGCAATGCCATTGCCAGCGTGGCGCTGTATGCGGAAATCAACGCCGAGGCACACCGCGACCCCGTGCTGGCCGAGGTGCTGCGTACCCATGACAAGCAGACCAGCGCCGCGATCCATGCCTGGCTGCGCCAGCGTGACGTCAATCTGGGCCGCGCCGTGGACGAAGAGCGGATTGCCAGCCGAACCCTGCTGCTGCGACTGCTGGTGGAAGGTCTGGCGATGCGCGCCGTGCGCGATCCCGACCTGCCTGCGGCACGGGTTCGCGTCCTGCTGGCCGATGCCATTGGGCGGGTGATGGCGGATTGAGCGGCAGTGCCGGCCGCTGGCCGGCACCCGGGGCCGAAACGACGGTATCAGATGAAGAAACGGGCCGGCAGAGCCTTATGCACGGCCTTCGTGCGCTCGCCGAAGTACCAGGTCGCCAGCGCAAGGAACCCGATGACGATCAGCAGCCCGCATCCAGGGCGTCCCCAGCTTGCGATCGGGGCTGCGCTTGCCGCTACGAAAAGCTTGCCACCCGCAGCGAGCAGGAGGGTGTTGGAGATCCGCGCGACGCTGGCGCAGAGCAACAGACTGAGGAGGTCGTACCAGGGAAATTTGCGATTCATCGAAGTCTCTTCAGGTTACGGAGAATAGTCAACGTCGCTTCGAACACGGTTGGCTACGAGGACTGACCCCAGCGTAGGGCCTGGCGTCTGCATTCCTGCCCCCTAACCGGCTTGATCGCAGCGGCAGTTGGGCGCCTGCCGGGCCCCGGAACATCGGACACCTGCACATCCCGGGGACATGCCCGTCCGGAAGATCGGGCATCCACCTGCCCTCCCCCTTGCCTTGATGTCTGCCCCCACCGGTTCCCGTCTGGTCATCTACGCCGCCCTCGCGGGCAACCTGGCCATTGCCATCGCAAAGTTCATTGCTGCCGGCATCTCCGGCAGCTCGGCCATGCTCAGTGAGGGCGTGCATTCGCTGGTCGACACGTTGAATGAACTCCTGCTGCTGTACGGCCTGCGCCGCGCCGGCAAGGCGCCAGACCCCGTGCATCCGTTCGGCTACGGCCGCGAGCTGTACTTCTGGAGCTTCATCGTCGCCCTGCTGGTGTTCGCCGCCGGCGCCGGTGTTTCGGCCTACGAGGGCATCCAGCACATCCGCCGGCCGGAGCCGGCCACCAACCACGCGTTGAGCTACAGCGTGCTGGGCATCTCCATCCTGTTTGAGGGGGCGTCATGGTGGGTCGCGTTACGGGAGTTCCGGCGTACCAAGGGCAAACTGGGCTACTTCGAAGCCTTCCGTCGCAGCAAGGACCCGTCCACCTTCACCGTGCTGCTGGAGGATAGCGCGGCCCTGCTGGGCCTGGGTTTCGCACTGATCGGGCTCGTGGCTGCCCAGATGCTGGACATGCCGGTGCTTGATGGTGTGGCGTCGCTGTGCATCGCCGGCGTGCTTGCCGCCACCGCCTTTCTTCTTGCACGCGAAACCAAGGGACTGCTGGTGGGTGAGCCAGCCCATCCGGCGGTGGCCGAGCGGATCATGGCCGTGGCGGAAACCGACCCGGACCTGCGCCGCGCAAATGGCGTGACCACCATGCAGATGGGCCCCGAACAGGTCGTGGCCATGCTCAGCGCCGAGTTCGAGGATGACCGGAAGACACCGCAGATCGAGGCGTGCATCACCCGCATCGAATCAGCCGTGAAGCGTGAGTATCCGGAACTGGTGGCACTGTTCATCAAGCCGCAGACACCCGAGGTCTATGCCTCCCGCCGCGCCGCACTGGCCGTTCCGCCTGCGCAGGAATGACACTGCGTCTGCGCCCGTTTCACCTGTTTGGTGCCACAGTGCCATCACCGTTTACCCGAGCCTGCCTCTACCGTGCCGGATTGGTTGCCCGCCGCTCTTCAGATCCTCCCCCGCAGCTTCTACCGGCGCCCGCCCGTCGAGGTTGCGCCCGAGCTGCTCAACAAACTCCTGGTCCGTGACGATAGCCGGGCCGGTCGCATCGTTGAAGTCGAAGCCTACGCGGGCAGTGTCGATCCGGCCGCACACTCCTATCGCGGGCAGACCCCGCGCACGGCCAGCATGTTCGGCGAGGCCGGCCACCTGTATGTCTACTTCACTTACGGCATGCACTGGGGCAGCAACGTTGTCTGCGGCGAAGTGGGTGAAGGCGTGGCGGTGCTGCTGCGGGCCATCGAGCCGCTGGCGGGCCTGGAGCGCATGCGCGAACTGCGCCCCGCCGCGCGCCGCGACCACGATCTGGCCAGCGGGCCCGGCAAGCTCTCGCAGGCCTTCGGGCTGGACCGCAGCTTCGACGGCGCTGATCTGGTGACCGGCAACCACGGCATTGTCATCGCCAGCGATGGCGTGCCGCCGCCGGAGGATCCAGTGGTTGGGCCCCGCATCGGCATCACCCGCGCTGTTGATTTCCCCTGGCGTTGGCACATCCGTGATCACCGTCACGTATCGATCCAGCCACGTCGCGCTTCCGCCCCAGCGAGGAAACGATGATGACCCCGCTCGACAAACCATTGCGCCGCGAACTGCACATCGACGGCCAACCCTACACTCTCACCGTGGCCCCTGAGGGCCTCAAGCTGGTTGAGAAGGGGCGGCGCAAAGGCATCACACTGCGCTGGCAGGACCTGGTATCCGGAGACGCCGCTCTGGCCACCGCCTTGCAGGCATCGCTGCAACAGCACTGAGCCGGCGCGCCCACCTCACATCCGCATCACCCCGCCGTGGCGATACATAACGGCGCGTGCACTAGCTTAGCGCCAGACAGCCGCCGCAACCGCCCTCGCCACCCAGCCCTGAAAAGCGCCATGGACGAAGCCGAACGACTGCTCGAAATCGAACGACTGCACCTCTTGGATACGCCCCCGGAGCCGGTGTTCGATGCCATCGTCGCCGCCGCCCGCGCCGCGACCGGTATGTCCATGGCGTTGATCTCGGTGGTGGCCGACGAGCGCCAGTGGTTCAAGGCCAACATCGGGCTGGAAGGCGTCAGCGAAACCGCACGCGAGATTTCCTTCTGCACGCATGCCATCCAGCAGGACGCGCTGTTCGAGATTCCGGACGCGCGCCAGGACCCGCGATTCGCCACCAATCCGCTGGTCACCGGTGGCCCGCGCATCCGTCACTACGCGGGCATCTCGCTGGGCTCGGCGCATGGCGCGCGCATAGGAACGCTGTGCCTGCTCGACCCGAAGCCGGGCGTTCTGTCTCCCTCGCAGCGCGAATTGATGGTGCATCTGGCCCGGGTCACCACCCAGGTGCTGGAGCAGCGCAGCACGCTGATGGCCCAGGTCGGCCAGGCCAAGGCCCTGCATCGTGAGCTGAAGCGCAGCGAGGACTTCCTGGAGCGCACCAACCGCGCGGCCCGGGTGGGGGGCTGGGAAATGGACCTGGTCAGCAACGAGGTCCGCTGGACCCGCGAAACCAAGCAGATCCACGGCGTGCGCAGCAACTTCGAACCGACGCTCGAAACTGCGCTCTCGTTCTATCGCGAGGACAGCCGAAACATCATCCGCACGGCGGTGCAGCGTTGCATTGATGAAGGCACGTCGTGGGAGGTGCAGCTGCCGATGACCACCGCCGACGGACGAGCCATCTGGACCCGCGTGGTTGGAGGCCGGCAGCAGGTCGATGGCCGGCCGCGGCTGGTCGGGGCCATACAGGACATCACCGAGGAGCGCGCCGCGCTGGATGCACTGGAAGCAAGCGAAACCCGCTACCGGCGGTTGTTCCACTACAGCCTTGGCCTGATCTGCACCCACACGCTGGAGGGCGTGCTGACCTCGGTGAACCCAGCGGCCGTGCAGTCACTGGGCTTCGATGAGAGCTACATGATCGGGCGCAGCTTGTGCGACCTGATGCCGCCGGAGAAGCGGGCCGCGTTCAAGGCGTATCTGGAACGCATCGCAGTCAACCACACCGATGCCGGCGTCATCGAGCTGATCGCCGCCGATGGTACCCGGCATTTCTGGGCGTATCACAACGTGCTCGACAACGAGGCCACCCCACCCTACGTGCTCGGCCATGCGCAGGACGTCACCGCACTGCGGATGCAGGAACAGCAGTTGCGCGAGATGTCCTTCAAGGATCCCCTCACCCAGAGCTACAACCGCCGCTTCCTGCCCCGCCTGGACGAACTGATCGACCAGCCTTGGGCCTGCCTGATGTTCGATCTGGATCATTTCAAGCAGATCAACGACACCCAGGGCCATGCACGGGGTGACACGGTGCTGGTCGAGTTCGCCGCCTTCCTGCGCGCTCCACTGGGGTCAATGGAAAGCGTAGTGCGTATGGGTGGCGACGAGTTCATGGTGGTGCTGACTGCACCGGAACCGGGACGGCTGGCCGCGCTGGAGCAGTGGTATGCGCAGCATGCCGGGCAGTCACCCACGCCCTTCTCGCTGGGCGCGACCCATCATGCACCCGGCGAGACGGTGGCCGACACCCTGCAGCGCGCCGACAGCCGTCTGTATCGCGAGCGTGCACGCGTGCGCACGCATCCGCGCCCCTCATCCTGAGGCTGCACCTGTGGAGCCAAAGGCAACGGCTCCTGCCGTTGCCTTCGGCTCCACAAATGCCCGCACCGGGCCTGCGCCTACTCCGCTGCCAGCGCTTGGATCGGATCCAGTTGTGCCGCGCTGCGCGCCGGGAAGTAGCCGAAGCCAAGCCCGATCGCAGACGAGCACGCCAGCGCGGCAAGCACCGGGCCCGCCGTGAACAGGAACGGCACACCCAGCGACAGCAGGCTGGACAGCGCACCCACGCCGAACGCGAACAGCACCCCCAGCACGCCACCGAACAGGCAGATCAGCACGGCCTCGATCAGGAACTGGCGCAGGATGTCGCCCTGCCGCGCCCCCACCGCCAGCCGCACGCCGATCTCGCGCACGCGCTCCTTCACCGACACCAGCATGATGTTCATCACCCCCACCCCGCCGACCACCAGCGCCACTGCTGCGATGGCCGAAACCAACGCTGCCATGGTCTGGCTGGACTTCATCACCGCCTTGCGGATCTGATCGGCGTTGTAGATGAAGAAGTCACGACGGCCATGCAACCGCTCCAGCTCGGCCCCCAGTGAGGCCTCGGCTGCGTTGGTGGGCACGTCGTCGCGTACACGCACCGTGATGCTCTCCAGGCGCTCGCTGCCCAGCAGCCGCGAGGCCGCCGAGGTGTACGGCACGTAGACCGTCGGGGTTGCACCGCCAGCGAACGCATTGGCCCCGACCACACCGATCACCTCCACCGGCATGCCGCCCAGCAGCACCGTGCTGCCGATCGGGCTGCCGCTGAACAGCGCTTTGGCGGCCTTCTGGTCGACCACACCCACTGCGCGATGCGCATCCACTTCGGCGTCGGTGAAGAAGCGGCCGGCCTTCAGCCGCAGCCCACGCACGCGCGGCATGTCGGCCCCCACGCCCAGCACCTGGGTGTTGGCACGCCGGTTGCCTTGCAGCGCTGCCACCGATCCGCTCAGGTTCGGGCTTACGCTGTCCACGTAACTCAACGCCGCAAGATGGTCCGCATCGCCCACCACCAGCGTCTCGATCTCCGCCGAGCGCGGGTCACCGAAATCCGAGCCCGGGAAGATCTCCAGCGTACTGGCGCCCAGTTCGTTGATCTGTGATTCAACCTGCGCCTGTGCACCCTTGCCCAGCGCAACCACGGTCACCACGGCCGCTACGCCGATGATGATCCCGAGCATGGTCAACAGCGTGCGCAGGCGATGGGCCAGCATCGAGCGCACGGCCATGCGCGCGGCTTCGCGAATCGCATCCATGCGTGCGCGGCGCTCGGTGACCGGCGACACGCCGCGTTCGGTCCCAGGTGTTTCAGCCACAGCACGCGATCCCCGCTCGCCGCGGTCGGTCACCACCCGGCCGTCGGCGATCTCGATCACCCGCGCCGCGTTGGCGGCAATCGCCGCATCGTGTGTCACCAGGATCACCGTGTGGCCCTGTGCATGCAGGCGCTTCAGCTCGGCCATCACCTGCTGGCCACTGGCGTGATCGAGCGCGCCGGTGGGTTCATCGGCCAGCACGATCGCGCCGCCGTTCATCAGCGAACGGGCAATGGACACGCGCTGCTGCTGGCCGCCGGACAGCTGGCTCGGCCGGTTCGCCATGCGTTCGCCCAGCCCCAGCGTTTCCAGCAGCGTGCGTGCACGGGCAGTGCGCACGTCCGCCTCCACGCCGGCATAGACTGCCGGCAGCGCCACGTTCTCGGTGGCGCTCAGGTTCTCCATCAGGTTGTAGCGCTGGAAGATGAAGCCGAAATGCTCGCGGCGCAGGCGTGCCAGCGCGTCCGGCGCCATCTGCTCGGTGGCCTCGCCGTTCACCCGATAGCTGCCCTCGGTCGGCCGGTCCAGGCAGCCAAGGATGTTCATCAGCGTGGACTTGCCCGAGCCCGAGGGGCCGATGATGGCGATGAACTCGCCGGCATCGATGCGCAGCGAAACGTCCTTCAGCACCACCACCTCGCCGGCGGCCGAGCGATAGGCGCGCGATACGCCATGCAGTTCCAGAAGTGCGTCGGCCATGCTCACATCCCCAGCAGGCTGGTCGGTTCGGATTCGCCGCCGCTGGGCGCCTGGCCGACCACCACGTTCTCGCCCTCGCGCAGGCCGGACAGGATCTGCACGGCGGTGGCGGTGCGCAGGCCGGTCGTCACCGCACGTTCCTGGGGGCGGCCCTTGGCATCGACCACGCGCACGGTTCCACGGCTGCCGTCCTTGCCATCCGAATCGGCCAGCGCCGTCAGAGGCACCTGCAGCGCGTTGGCGACCCGCGCCAGCTGCAGGGTCACTTTCACCGTCATCGAGGGCTTCAGCTTCAGGCCGGGATTGGCCACGTCGAACAGGCCGGCGTAGTACACCGCCTTCGGCGTCTGCGCAGAGCCACCCGCATTGCCGGAGGCGACGTCGGCAATCGAGGACGGCGCCGGTTCCAGCTGCTGCAGGTGGGATTCATAGCGGCGGCCGCTCGGCCCCAATGTCGAGAACCACAGCGGTTGTCCCGGTGCCACCAGCTCGACATCAGCCTCGGCGATCTCGGCGCGCACGGTCATCGTATCCATCTGCGCCAGCATTACGATGGTCGGCGTGGTCTGCATCGAATTCAACGTCTGCCCGGCCTTGGTGACGATGGCCACGATGTAGCCATCGCTGGGCGACACGATGCGGGTATAGCCCAGGTTGATCCGTGCGGTTTCGACCTGGGTCACGGCCTGGTCGATCTGCGCCTGCAGCGCGGCCACCTCTGAGCGTGCCGCATCGCGCGCCACGCGTGCGGCTTCGAAACCTTCCTGTGACACCAGGCGCGACGCCACCAGCTGCGACTGCCGCTGGTAAGCACGACTGGCCTGCGCATAGCGGGCCTGGCTGGCGGCATGCTGGGCGCGCAGCGTGTTGGTGGCCGCCTCGGCACTGCGCAGCGCGATACGCTGCGGCTGCGAATCGACCTCGGCGATCAGGTCACCGGCCTGTACGCGCTGGCCCAGCACCACATGCAGGCGCTTGACCTGGCCGGACACCTGCGCACCCACCGCCACCAGCTCCTTGGGATGAACCCGGCCGACCGCCTGTACGGTCTTCTCCAGATCCGCCACCCTTGCCGGTGCGGTGATCAGCGCGGCATCATCGCCGCCGGCAAACGCCCACCATCCAGCGCCGGCGGCCAATGTGGCCACCGTAGCGGCAATGATCCAGGTCCTGCGGTTGCTCATCGAAACGCCCGGCTGCGTGCAGTCGCCCAGTGCGACCGCCGAAACCGCAGTCTGGAAGCCGCGGATGGACGTTGTTTGGAGCCACTGTGGAGATTGCATGGAGGCGCGGCAGCCGTTCAGGCACCAGCCCCGCGCCTGAATGCTGCGGCCTGCGTCCACGCAATCTCGACACAATCTCGACCGAGTCTCCATCAACGGTCGCTAGCCTCGTCGGCCTCGCCGACTGCCCGCCTGCCGTGTCCCTTTCCCATCCAGACCTGCCACCCATCGATGTGCGCCGTGCCTACCTGGCGTGGTGTGCGCCTTCGCCGTGGTTGATCGCCGTCGTGTTGGCATCGACCACCAGCTGGATGCTGGCCGCGCCGGATCCGTTACCCCCGCTGCTGGCGGGCTTCGGGGCGGCCGCCCTGGTGGGGTTCCGCAGCGATGGGCCCGGTGGCACTGGCCGTTCCGGCGCACTCGCGTCGCTGGCGCTGATTGGTCTGGCGGTCTGGGCGGCAACGCACCCGGTCGCCGACGCCACCCTGCATCTGCTGCTCGCCCTAGCCACTCTCGTGGTCGTCGCCCTGCTGGCACTGCGCCTGCGCGCCATCCTGGGCATGGCCTTGCGGCTGCAGGCCCGGGTAGATACCACTCCCATGGCATCGCGCTGGAGCAAGCTGCCGGCGGCGGTGTCCACCCTGATGCTGCAGCAGCTGCGCGGCGCAGGTGCAGTGGAACCGAGTCTGCGGCGCACGCTGGTGCTGGCCACCCTGGCCTGGGCTGCCAACGAAGAGGCGCAGGACATGCAGTGCCGACGATGACCCTGCCCCAGATCCCGCCCTTGCCCACCCTTGCCCCGAACCCGCAGCACGCAATGAAACACGATCTCCGTACCCGACAGGCACCCTTGGTGCTGATTGCCGAAGATGAGGGCGAAATCGCCGACATCCTCAGTGCCTACCTGGCCCGTTCCGGCCTGCGCAGCGCCCGCGCCGCCGACGGTGAGGCGGCACTCGCCAGCCACCGCCAACTGCGTCCGGACCTGGTGCTGCTGGATGTGCAGATGCCAAAACTGGATGGCTGGCAGGTGCTGAGCGAACTGCGACGGATCGGCAACACCCCGGTCATCATGCTCACTGCGCTCGACCAGGACGTGGACAAGCTGACCGGCCTGCGCGTGGGCGCCGACGACTACGTGGCCAAGCCGTTCAATCCGGCCGAGATCGTCGCCCGCATCCAGGCCGTGCTGCGCCGGAGTTCCCGGCCCCTGGTCGAAGCGCCCAACGGGTTGATCCGCCAAGGGCCCTTCGAGATCGACCTGCGCAGCCACGAGGTGACCGTGCGCCATGGCGAGCAGGTGCACGAGCTGAACTTCACCCTCACCGAGTTCCGGCTGCTGGTGCATATGGCACGCGCGCCGCGGCAGGTGCATGCGCGGGTGGATCTGCTGCATGCCTGCCTGCCCGAAGGCGATGCGCAGGAACGCACCGTCGACAGCCATGTCAGCAAACTGCGGCGCAAGCTGGAGGATGTCGGCGTAATCGGCATTCCCGCCACCATTCGCGGCGTCGGCTACCGCTTCCTGGACTGAATGATGAACCCCAAAGGCAAGAGCATCGGACGCCAGATCACGCTGTCCATCACGGTGGCCTCGCTGTGTTCGACGGTGCTGTCGATCAGCGGCTTCTACCTGTTCTATTACCTCATGGAGGTGTTCTATCCGCGCTGGTACGACGAGCCGG includes the following:
- a CDS encoding efflux RND transporter periplasmic adaptor subunit, with product MSNRRTWIIAATVATLAAGAGWWAFAGGDDAALITAPARVADLEKTVQAVGRVHPKELVAVGAQVSGQVKRLHVVLGQRVQAGDLIAEVDSQPQRIALRSAEAATNTLRAQHAASQARYAQASRAYQRQSQLVASRLVSQEGFEAARVARDAARSEVAALQAQIDQAVTQVETARINLGYTRIVSPSDGYIVAIVTKAGQTLNSMQTTPTIVMLAQMDTMTVRAEIAEADVELVAPGQPLWFSTLGPSGRRYESHLQQLEPAPSSIADVASGNAGGSAQTPKAVYYAGLFDVANPGLKLKPSMTVKVTLQLARVANALQVPLTALADSDGKDGSRGTVRVVDAKGRPQERAVTTGLRTATAVQILSGLREGENVVVGQAPSGGESEPTSLLGM
- a CDS encoding response regulator; protein product: MKHDLRTRQAPLVLIAEDEGEIADILSAYLARSGLRSARAADGEAALASHRQLRPDLVLLDVQMPKLDGWQVLSELRRIGNTPVIMLTALDQDVDKLTGLRVGADDYVAKPFNPAEIVARIQAVLRRSSRPLVEAPNGLIRQGPFEIDLRSHEVTVRHGEQVHELNFTLTEFRLLVHMARAPRQVHARVDLLHACLPEGDAQERTVDSHVSKLRRKLEDVGVIGIPATIRGVGYRFLD